A single window of Bacteroidetes Order II. bacterium DNA harbors:
- a CDS encoding electron transfer flavoprotein subunit beta/FixA family protein — protein MKRLVCISKTPDTTAPISFSADGTTFNSAGVQYILNPYDEWYALVRAVELKEKQGGTVTVLNVGLAENDQIIRKALAIGGDDAIRINADPKSAFFTAKQIADVAQNGGYDVVFCGKETIDYNASEVGAMVAEFLDVPFISYATHMEVNGQTATITRDVEGGSEVVEVTAPFVVSAAKGMAEQRIPNMRGIMMAKNKPLKVVSPIAVDDLVQVMHYSLPPAKQGVKMVSPEDMDELVRLLHEEAKVI, from the coding sequence ATGAAACGACTTGTTTGCATCAGTAAAACCCCCGACACCACGGCGCCGATTAGTTTCTCGGCTGATGGGACGACTTTTAACAGCGCCGGTGTACAATATATTTTGAATCCTTACGATGAATGGTATGCATTGGTGCGTGCAGTGGAACTCAAAGAAAAGCAGGGCGGAACCGTAACTGTTCTTAATGTAGGCTTGGCCGAGAACGACCAGATCATCCGGAAAGCCCTTGCTATTGGTGGCGACGATGCGATCCGCATCAATGCGGATCCCAAAAGTGCCTTTTTTACCGCCAAACAAATTGCCGACGTGGCCCAAAATGGTGGCTACGACGTGGTTTTTTGTGGAAAAGAAACCATTGATTACAATGCCTCGGAAGTGGGGGCAATGGTGGCCGAGTTTTTGGATGTCCCATTCATTTCGTATGCCACCCATATGGAGGTAAATGGCCAAACGGCAACCATTACCCGCGATGTGGAAGGTGGGAGCGAGGTGGTGGAGGTGACGGCACCTTTTGTGGTGAGTGCTGCAAAAGGCATGGCCGAGCAGCGCATTCCGAATATGCGTGGCATTATGATGGCCAAGAACAAACCTTTAAAAGTGGTATCGCCAATCGCAGTAGATGACCTCGTTCAGGTGATGCACTACAGCCTCCCCCCAGCCAAACAAGGCGTAAAAATGGTTTCGCCAGAGGATATGGACGAATTGGTCCGCCTCCTTCACGAAGAAGCCAAAGTCATTTAA
- a CDS encoding acyl-CoA thioesterase: protein MSVVEALHPEYPVVYEQKVLWQHVDAARHVNNVTYVQWFEDARVYYFEKLGLAALPGESEDPVGIILAWQACKYTAPLFYLETALIGIRITKIEEDRFWMECKMVSREREQVVALAESKIVAYDYLKHRKTALKPNWVQRIQELEGPEKYLISIPQAV, encoded by the coding sequence ATGTCGGTAGTTGAAGCATTACACCCGGAATATCCAGTGGTCTATGAACAAAAGGTTTTGTGGCAACATGTGGATGCCGCTCGGCATGTAAATAACGTGACCTATGTGCAGTGGTTCGAGGATGCACGGGTATATTATTTCGAAAAATTAGGCTTGGCAGCGCTACCGGGTGAGTCCGAGGATCCTGTAGGGATTATTCTCGCTTGGCAAGCCTGCAAATACACTGCACCGCTTTTTTATTTGGAAACGGCACTCATTGGTATCCGCATTACCAAGATTGAGGAAGACCGCTTTTGGATGGAATGTAAGATGGTGAGCCGCGAACGAGAGCAGGTGGTGGCGCTTGCCGAGAGCAAAATTGTGGCCTATGACTATCTTAAACACCGGAAAACAGCCCTAAAGCCCAATTGGGTACAACGGATTCAAGAACTCGAAGGGCCGGAAAAATACTTGATCTCTATACCCCAAGCGGTATAA
- a CDS encoding acyl-CoA dehydrogenase family protein, with amino-acid sequence MKSPYFTEEHELFRSSIQDFLAQEAIPHFKKWDEAGHIDRGIFQKMGEMGFFALDAPEEYGGLGTDFMYTAILLHELGKAGNTGFATAVTTHAYLAMNYLIKGAAPHLKEKYLAPSVRGELLGALAMTEPFAGSDLKALRSTAVLEGDQYVVNGSKTFITNGHYCDYFVTAVRMEKGISMLIIDRNTPGVTTSKLQKIGMLSSDTAEIAFDNVRVPAENLLGVEGKGFYYMMESLQTERLTLSHCNVGLMERALGITLQYMSERQAFGQSINKFQALRHRMADIASEVEAYKQFINHTSWLFGQGEQVVKECSMLKLRTSELLKKVVDECLQMFGGYGFMEEYEIGRMYKDVRVIPIYAGTSEIMREIIAKIIIDGNQYQSAYKG; translated from the coding sequence ATGAAATCCCCTTACTTTACCGAAGAACACGAATTATTCCGAAGTAGCATTCAGGATTTTTTGGCACAAGAAGCCATTCCGCATTTCAAAAAATGGGATGAAGCAGGGCATATTGACCGAGGAATTTTTCAAAAAATGGGTGAAATGGGCTTTTTTGCCTTAGATGCACCCGAAGAATATGGCGGGCTTGGAACCGACTTTATGTACACCGCCATTTTGTTGCACGAATTGGGAAAAGCGGGAAATACAGGATTTGCAACTGCGGTTACCACCCATGCTTACCTGGCAATGAATTATCTGATCAAAGGTGCAGCACCTCATCTAAAAGAAAAATACTTGGCTCCGAGTGTTCGAGGGGAACTGCTGGGTGCATTGGCGATGACGGAACCTTTTGCGGGATCGGACTTGAAGGCGCTTCGTTCTACGGCGGTATTAGAAGGCGATCAGTATGTGGTGAATGGTTCCAAAACATTTATTACCAACGGACACTATTGCGATTACTTTGTCACTGCGGTGCGGATGGAAAAGGGAATTTCGATGTTGATAATAGACCGGAATACACCAGGTGTTACCACGTCTAAATTACAAAAAATCGGAATGTTGTCTTCTGATACTGCCGAGATTGCCTTCGACAATGTGCGGGTTCCGGCTGAAAATCTTTTGGGTGTGGAAGGCAAAGGCTTTTACTATATGATGGAAAGCCTCCAGACCGAACGTCTCACGCTTTCACATTGTAATGTGGGCCTGATGGAGCGTGCCTTAGGCATTACCTTGCAATACATGAGTGAACGTCAGGCATTTGGTCAGTCTATCAATAAATTTCAGGCCCTGCGCCACCGTATGGCAGATATCGCCTCGGAAGTGGAGGCTTATAAGCAGTTTATTAACCATACTTCTTGGCTTTTTGGTCAAGGAGAACAAGTGGTAAAAGAATGTTCCATGCTTAAATTGCGAACCTCGGAGTTGCTCAAAAAAGTAGTGGATGAATGTCTCCAAATGTTCGGTGGATATGGATTTATGGAGGAATATGAAATTGGGCGAATGTACAAGGACGTTCGTGTCATCCCAATTTATGCCGGAACATCCGAGATTATGCGCGAGATCATCGCCAAGATTATCATAGACGGCAACCAGTACCAATCCGCCTACAAAGGATAA
- a CDS encoding TetR/AcrR family transcriptional regulator, protein MATTRNRSETEDRIYRAFTNLLETEGFAKLGINAIAKQAGVDKNLVYRYFGGLQGLFLRYVEEGDFFPYLDQPDAMPSLERIAEKVTAYARELRAKPGTQEILRSQVTQPHTDATRPLFRYANHRLIASFEDLPADIVDKTSFEYIITLIIAGIVYLSLMSKHHRYFMNFHLQDEANWAELEALIPLLLKGLTPENTQRPS, encoded by the coding sequence ATGGCCACCACGAGAAACCGAAGTGAAACCGAAGACCGGATTTACCGGGCATTTACCAACCTTTTAGAAACAGAAGGTTTTGCCAAATTGGGCATCAATGCCATTGCCAAACAAGCAGGGGTGGACAAGAACTTAGTCTATCGCTACTTCGGCGGGTTGCAGGGCCTGTTTCTTCGATATGTGGAAGAAGGGGATTTTTTTCCATATTTAGACCAACCGGACGCCATGCCCTCGCTTGAACGCATTGCCGAGAAGGTGACAGCCTATGCCCGTGAACTGCGGGCCAAGCCGGGAACGCAGGAAATTCTCCGTTCACAAGTGACCCAGCCACATACCGATGCAACCCGCCCACTCTTTAGGTATGCCAATCACCGCTTGATTGCCTCGTTCGAGGACCTCCCTGCTGATATAGTAGATAAAACGTCTTTTGAGTATATAATTACACTAATTATTGCTGGGATTGTTTATTTATCGCTCATGAGCAAGCATCATCGCTATTTTATGAATTTCCATCTCCAAGATGAGGCAAATTGGGCTGAATTGGAGGCGCTGATCCCGCTGTTATTGAAAGGCTTAACGCCAGAGAATACCCAAAGACCAAGCTGA
- a CDS encoding aminotransferase class I/II-fold pyridoxal phosphate-dependent enzyme — translation MQATTIDLESRLSERGRSIPPSGIRRFFEIAATMKDVISLGIGEPDFVSPKPVIDAAVDSLVNKGMTSYTANSGIMELRELLATQLKDLYNVQYDPASEIIMTVGGSEAMVLAMMALLNPGDEILIPEPCFVSYGPSAVFAGAKVVYVPTSVEHQFQVTAADLEARLTPKTKVVFLGYPNNPTGAVLTQQNVNEIAEFIIRNDLILISDEIYSRLIYGETAKTGHICMAAQPGLWERTVLLGGFSKNYAMTGWRLGYVCAPKPISNAMYKIHQYMIMSAPTMAQVGAVAALKYCEDDVARMRTAYDARRRHIVDGLRAAGLPTFEPEGAFYCFPDITSTGLSSEDFVQKLLMEEQVACVPGDAFGPSGAGFVRCSYATSMEKIQEAVVRITRFAKKYQQA, via the coding sequence ATGCAAGCAACTACAATAGATTTGGAAAGCCGATTGTCTGAACGTGGCAGAAGCATTCCACCCAGTGGCATCCGACGGTTCTTCGAGATCGCTGCCACCATGAAAGATGTTATCTCGCTGGGTATCGGTGAACCCGATTTTGTCTCCCCCAAGCCTGTGATTGATGCCGCCGTAGATTCTTTGGTCAACAAAGGCATGACCAGTTATACCGCCAATTCTGGCATTATGGAACTACGCGAATTACTGGCCACCCAACTAAAAGACCTGTATAATGTGCAATACGATCCCGCGTCCGAAATCATCATGACGGTCGGCGGTAGTGAAGCGATGGTATTGGCGATGATGGCCCTACTTAATCCGGGCGATGAAATACTCATCCCAGAACCCTGCTTTGTGTCTTATGGCCCTTCTGCCGTTTTTGCAGGTGCAAAAGTGGTATATGTCCCCACCTCGGTGGAACATCAATTTCAGGTAACGGCTGCAGATTTGGAGGCAAGGCTTACCCCAAAAACCAAAGTGGTGTTCTTAGGCTATCCGAACAACCCGACGGGTGCTGTCCTGACGCAACAAAACGTGAATGAAATAGCCGAGTTTATCATCCGTAATGACTTGATACTCATCTCAGACGAAATTTATAGCCGTCTGATCTATGGCGAAACCGCTAAAACAGGTCATATTTGTATGGCTGCACAACCCGGACTTTGGGAAAGAACGGTTTTACTTGGTGGTTTTTCCAAAAATTATGCCATGACGGGTTGGCGATTGGGCTACGTTTGCGCCCCCAAGCCCATCTCGAACGCCATGTACAAAATCCATCAATACATGATTATGAGCGCGCCTACCATGGCACAAGTGGGAGCCGTTGCCGCACTCAAATACTGCGAGGATGATGTAGCACGGATGCGCACCGCCTATGATGCCCGGCGTAGGCATATTGTAGATGGTCTTCGAGCCGCCGGATTGCCAACCTTTGAGCCAGAAGGGGCTTTTTATTGTTTTCCAGACATCACCTCCACAGGACTTAGCTCCGAAGATTTTGTACAGAAATTGTTGATGGAAGAGCAAGTGGCTTGTGTACCGGGAGATGCGTTCGGCCCAAGTGGGGCCGGGTTTGTGCGGTGTTCTTATGCTACCTCTATGGAAAAAATACAAGAAGCAGTGGTACGCATTACCCGATTTGCCAAGAAATACCAACAAGCCTAA